From the Candidatus Bathyarchaeia archaeon genome, one window contains:
- a CDS encoding Coenzyme F420 hydrogenase/dehydrogenase, beta subunit C-terminal domain, with translation MEESQTQTNKNRLIAFDDLKRLVIDHDFCTACGACEAACPIHAIKLVENKPDRLYDCSEHLNTCPVCYDICPHTDALLYETLRFVADAPHRREALGYYRKILLAQATNPTIREATKSGGVINALLNFAINQKIIDSAIVSKVSPSLPIKVKPQISLVPDDALSAVDSKIMPSAVAEAFGRAVFEHGKVHIAFVGIPCHVLALRKLEAWQHKFIDSLEITIGLFCLWTFSIGRLLEYLLQEHNVAANEIKNVDLEGDNYVVTTGNHIFRIPIAKVKPHIMNRCRTCTDFTSELADISVGGAPPLKDWSIIIVRTKKGEDLLNLAVEKEILTTKEIATEPDTLAHLINISTQKRNHALQESRNMEKEGITIPTAAEFHTKPTPTEISILNEMKVEQIMTKNVITLTPTMTINEFFDKVAEHHHIGFPIVSESGKLLGIVTLQDVMKVPKERRNKTSLGEICTKKLVTTFPEESVAEAFEKMNKHNIGRLLVVSKENKETLLGILTRSDITHALRT, from the coding sequence ATGGAGGAGTCGCAAACGCAGACAAACAAAAATAGATTAATAGCTTTCGATGATTTAAAACGACTTGTAATAGATCATGATTTTTGCACCGCGTGTGGCGCATGTGAAGCCGCTTGTCCAATCCACGCCATAAAACTTGTAGAGAACAAGCCTGATAGACTGTATGATTGTTCTGAACATTTGAACACTTGCCCGGTCTGTTACGACATATGCCCACACACCGACGCACTATTATATGAAACATTAAGGTTCGTGGCGGATGCACCACATAGAAGAGAAGCATTAGGCTATTATAGGAAGATTCTACTTGCACAAGCAACTAACCCAACAATAAGAGAAGCAACAAAAAGCGGTGGAGTTATAAACGCTTTACTCAATTTCGCCATCAATCAAAAAATAATCGACAGCGCCATTGTTTCAAAGGTTTCTCCAAGCTTACCAATAAAAGTTAAGCCTCAAATAAGCCTCGTGCCAGACGACGCCCTTTCCGCTGTAGACTCAAAAATCATGCCCAGCGCAGTTGCAGAAGCCTTTGGTCGCGCAGTCTTTGAACATGGAAAAGTTCACATAGCCTTCGTTGGAATCCCGTGCCATGTCCTCGCCCTTCGAAAACTTGAGGCTTGGCAACATAAATTTATCGACAGCTTGGAAATAACAATAGGGCTTTTTTGCCTATGGACTTTCTCAATTGGCCGACTGTTAGAATATCTTCTGCAAGAACATAACGTTGCAGCTAACGAAATTAAGAATGTTGACTTGGAAGGAGACAATTATGTGGTGACAACGGGAAATCACATATTCCGAATTCCTATAGCAAAAGTCAAACCTCACATCATGAACCGCTGCAGAACATGTACAGACTTCACATCTGAACTTGCAGACATAAGCGTTGGCGGAGCACCCCCACTAAAAGACTGGTCAATAATAATAGTCAGAACCAAAAAAGGCGAAGACTTACTTAACCTAGCAGTTGAAAAGGAAATCTTAACAACCAAAGAAATAGCCACAGAACCAGACACACTAGCACACTTAATCAACATATCAACTCAAAAAAGAAACCACGCATTGCAAGAAAGCAGAAACATGGAAAAAGAAGGCATAACAATACCCACAGCCGCAGAGTTCCACACAAAGCCAACACCAACCGAAATCAGCATACTAAATGAAATGAAAGTAGAACAAATTATGACCAAAAACGTCATCACGCTAACGCCTACAATGACAATAAATGAATTCTTTGACAAAGTAGCAGAGCACCATCACATAGGCTTCCCAATAGTAAGCGAGTCCGGCAAACTCTTAGGAATAGTTACATTGCAAGACGTAATGAAAGTTCCAAAAGAAAGAAGAAACAAAACATCTCTCGGGGAAATCTGCACAAAAAAATTAGTCACAACTTTTCCAGAAGAATCAGTAGCAGAAGCCTTCGAAAAAATGAACAAACACAACATTGGAAGACTACTGGTCGTCAGCAAGGAAAACAAGGAAACACTGCTTGGAATCCTAACAAGAAGCGACATAACACACGCATTAAGAACCTAA
- a CDS encoding NADH-quinone oxidoreductase subunit M: protein MQNTLLLTIILPALAVPFVYFSGKKSPKSAAFLIALLCLINVAIFSTTVPTILNSTDHKYVESYYWIPVLHASFTLFVDGISLSMAIITLILILAAALFSINYMQERKGLAEYYALLTLLSIGLVGVFITSNLMLFYFCWELMLLPSYFIIGGWGYKEPYRAAFKFFIFTHAGAVFVLLGIGAIFMVTGDLDMFQAQTALMIANPELVKWILLSLTVGFAVKMAAVPVHMWLPDAHSEAPAPMSALLSGVIISAGAYAILRVSLGTVFPAVMATDFGNIFLHGLTIFGIISAFFGSLIALVETDIKRIIAYSSIAHMGYVLFGLSLFPFQEPVTGTVLHLVNHAVSKGLFFLSAGAVMKQLEIRDIREMGGLAGKMPITATVSTIAALSIAGIPPFACFISEFLIFVGAFQTIKIENFYLIPTALMLVATVLSLAYALRFLSHVYLGETKHEKVSDAPPYMKLAMIILAVLTVILGIWPTFFIQLISSVSFV from the coding sequence ATGCAAAACACACTTTTGTTAACAATAATTTTGCCTGCATTGGCTGTTCCATTCGTTTATTTTTCAGGCAAAAAATCTCCTAAAAGTGCAGCCTTCTTAATAGCCTTACTATGCCTAATTAACGTCGCAATTTTCTCTACAACTGTGCCAACAATCCTAAACAGTACAGACCACAAGTATGTCGAATCTTACTATTGGATTCCGGTTCTCCACGCTTCTTTTACACTTTTCGTAGACGGAATAAGCCTCTCAATGGCAATAATAACCCTAATACTCATTCTAGCAGCCGCGCTCTTTTCAATAAATTACATGCAAGAGAGGAAGGGGCTAGCTGAATACTACGCTCTTTTAACATTGCTTTCAATAGGGCTTGTTGGCGTCTTCATTACATCAAACCTTATGTTATTCTATTTCTGCTGGGAACTGATGCTTCTACCATCATACTTCATAATTGGCGGATGGGGCTACAAGGAACCATACAGAGCAGCCTTCAAATTCTTCATATTCACCCACGCTGGTGCAGTCTTCGTCTTATTGGGCATAGGCGCAATATTCATGGTCACAGGCGACTTGGACATGTTCCAAGCGCAAACCGCGCTAATGATAGCTAACCCAGAGCTCGTCAAATGGATACTGCTATCTCTGACAGTTGGTTTCGCAGTCAAGATGGCTGCAGTTCCGGTTCACATGTGGTTGCCCGACGCACATTCCGAAGCACCTGCACCCATGTCTGCATTATTAAGCGGCGTAATAATCAGCGCCGGCGCTTACGCAATACTACGCGTATCTCTAGGGACAGTTTTTCCAGCAGTGATGGCAACAGATTTTGGAAACATCTTCCTGCACGGATTAACTATTTTTGGAATAATATCCGCCTTTTTTGGTTCCTTAATCGCCTTGGTGGAAACTGACATAAAACGGATAATCGCCTATTCTAGCATAGCCCACATGGGCTATGTTCTCTTCGGGCTTTCACTCTTTCCATTCCAAGAACCCGTCACAGGAACAGTTTTACACCTTGTAAACCATGCCGTGAGTAAAGGCTTATTCTTTTTGTCGGCAGGCGCCGTTATGAAACAACTTGAAATTCGCGACATACGTGAAATGGGCGGGCTTGCGGGGAAAATGCCAATTACAGCCACCGTTTCTACAATAGCAGCGTTAAGTATTGCAGGAATACCACCATTTGCATGTTTCATAAGCGAATTTCTGATATTTGTTGGAGCATTTCAAACAATCAAAATTGAAAACTTCTATCTCATTCCAACAGCACTGATGCTTGTAGCCACAGTTTTGTCCCTAGCCTACGCTCTAAGATTTTTAAGCCACGTCTATCTCGGCGAAACAAAACACGAAAAAGTTTCCGATGCTCCCCCCTATATGAAGTTAGCCATGATTATTCTAGCCGTGCTCACAGTTATACTTGGAATATGGCCCACATTCTTCATACAACTAATTTCAAGCGTAAGCTTTGTCTAG
- a CDS encoding NADH-quinone oxidoreductase subunit N — protein sequence MIELLDASLPIIAFVLFSLLTIPIVKITRKKGSGKNVLILCWFLTIFVIAGLTVANLALKYYAEPSPQPFINLSLIEGSSTIFSSRFLVDAVSVYMAIIFTGVGAVVTVYSLFSIGSDGELSERYYTVMLMTIGCVIGTALAGDLLTLFIFWEATAAGSSFLMLYQKTAKSLHATLKYLIMIIIASAFIIYGLSVIYALTGSLNFWEVKHALASLADKHLLEMAFIFIAAGYSIEAAVVPFHMWLPDAYTAAPASSSAFLSAIVDQGSYYVLLRVLIYILTPPTVLPWNFLFAVLSALTMVVGNLFALTERNVKRLIAYICIADVGYNLVAITSVTPLGIMGNLYFFLIGGITTALAFMTVGIFNSMGFKTLEDFSGIGRKMPLTSLILLLSAFSFAGVPPFAGFMAKYLVFTSAIEGNLGWLAVIGVLTSVIQAAYLLRLINYMYGKKLMRETETKIKEPKKLLVPMFILAIAIIVLGVYPAAVLNLIDPVMQQFPFMP from the coding sequence ATGATAGAGCTTTTGGATGCATCTTTACCAATAATCGCCTTCGTTTTGTTTTCTCTTTTAACGATTCCAATTGTTAAAATTACTCGTAAAAAAGGAAGCGGGAAAAATGTTTTGATTCTTTGTTGGTTCTTAACAATTTTCGTTATCGCCGGTCTGACTGTAGCGAACCTTGCACTGAAATATTATGCTGAACCATCCCCTCAGCCTTTTATAAACCTGTCTCTAATTGAAGGTTCCTCAACTATTTTCTCCAGCAGGTTTTTGGTGGATGCAGTGTCAGTTTACATGGCGATAATTTTCACAGGCGTAGGGGCAGTTGTTACCGTATACAGCCTCTTTTCCATAGGTTCTGATGGAGAGCTTTCAGAACGCTATTACACTGTTATGTTAATGACTATTGGCTGCGTTATAGGAACAGCCCTTGCTGGCGATTTATTGACGCTTTTCATTTTTTGGGAAGCAACAGCCGCTGGCTCAAGCTTCTTAATGCTATACCAAAAAACAGCAAAGTCATTGCATGCCACGCTAAAGTATCTGATCATGATAATAATAGCTTCAGCCTTCATAATTTATGGGCTTTCAGTGATTTACGCCCTTACAGGTTCGCTTAATTTTTGGGAGGTAAAACATGCACTGGCTTCTCTTGCGGATAAGCACTTACTTGAGATGGCATTCATTTTTATTGCAGCAGGATACTCGATAGAAGCGGCTGTCGTGCCATTCCACATGTGGTTGCCAGACGCATACACAGCAGCGCCAGCCTCTTCCTCAGCCTTTCTTTCAGCCATCGTTGACCAAGGAAGCTACTATGTCTTGCTAAGAGTTCTCATCTACATTTTGACCCCGCCAACCGTTTTGCCATGGAACTTCTTGTTTGCAGTTCTTTCAGCGTTAACAATGGTTGTTGGCAACCTGTTCGCTTTGACCGAAAGAAACGTGAAACGTTTAATCGCTTACATATGTATTGCAGATGTAGGCTACAATCTTGTAGCAATAACAAGCGTAACACCACTAGGCATAATGGGGAACCTCTACTTCTTCCTTATAGGTGGAATAACAACAGCCCTCGCGTTCATGACCGTAGGAATATTTAACAGCATGGGCTTCAAAACTTTAGAAGACTTTTCTGGAATTGGAAGAAAAATGCCACTTACAAGCTTAATTCTACTTCTATCAGCCTTTTCATTCGCTGGGGTTCCACCCTTTGCTGGTTTTATGGCTAAGTATTTAGTTTTTACATCAGCAATAGAAGGCAACCTTGGCTGGCTAGCGGTAATAGGCGTCTTAACCAGCGTCATCCAAGCTGCATACCTTTTGAGGCTAATCAACTATATGTATGGAAAAAAACTGATGCGAGAAACAGAAACTAAAATTAAAGAACCAAAGAAACTGCTTGTTCCAATGTTCATCCTTGCCATCGCGATAATCGTTTTAGGCGTTTATCCAGCAGCAGTTTTAAACCTCATAGACCCAGTAATGCAACAGTTTCCTTTTATGCCATAA
- a CDS encoding MarR family transcriptional regulator, whose protein sequence is MVKLNKVDELVIETLKNSDKPLTLAEIAQKTGESEKKVFKALRKLFENEMVDCQNRQYKLANC, encoded by the coding sequence ATGGTAAAACTGAACAAGGTTGATGAACTCGTCATTGAAACGTTAAAAAATTCTGATAAGCCTTTGACACTCGCGGAAATCGCCCAGAAAACTGGAGAGTCTGAGAAGAAAGTTTTCAAGGCTTTGCGTAAGTTGTTTGAGAATGAAATGGTTGATTGTCAGAATCGCCAGTACAAACTGGCAAATTGCTAG
- a CDS encoding class I SAM-dependent methyltransferase gives MEKVAESLSPKKNSVYLDLGCGTGNLIQLLISKGAIVYGLDYSFSALKVAYAKMKRQKAAYSAKIHLYRFVDKLPFKDESLDGISAVNFISYIPPYSVQRLVSEVKRVLKKGGRLSLVYVQTVAYTKGVSDYKLLIKQKPLQAITSTPFYLAVALMNLPMKLKTNIIHYKKEYIENLMSKTGFKNIKTTPTYYGKTTLLTT, from the coding sequence ATGGAGAAGGTTGCTGAAAGCTTGTCTCCCAAAAAGAATAGCGTATACCTTGATTTGGGGTGTGGAACAGGCAACCTAATACAACTGCTCATATCAAAGGGCGCAATCGTATATGGGTTAGACTATTCCTTTTCAGCGTTGAAAGTGGCTTACGCAAAAATGAAAAGGCAAAAAGCGGCGTATTCCGCCAAAATTCACCTTTATAGGTTTGTGGATAAACTGCCTTTCAAGGATGAAAGTTTAGATGGAATTTCCGCAGTTAATTTCATCAGCTATATACCACCCTATTCCGTGCAAAGGCTGGTTTCAGAGGTAAAAAGGGTTTTAAAGAAGGGCGGTAGGCTAAGCCTCGTATACGTGCAAACGGTCGCCTACACAAAAGGAGTAAGCGACTACAAGCTGCTTATAAAACAGAAACCGCTCCAAGCAATAACTTCAACACCATTCTACTTGGCTGTAGCCCTAATGAACCTCCCCATGAAACTAAAAACAAACATAATCCACTACAAAAAAGAATACATCGAAAACCTCATGTCCAAAACAGGCTTCAAAAACATCAAAACAACCCCCACATACTACGGAAAAACAACCCTATTAACTACATGA
- a CDS encoding ABC transporter substrate-binding protein — translation MSKEKLFVIVTSVLLLFGLIPMVNSETVPNPDHMIIARSNLPGNIDPALLWSSNDFELALNVYEPLIFYDRERINSFVPRLATSWNMSADGLNYTFEIRQGVKFHNNDTLTVEDVEYSFERILVMDINWPSAFLYDALFGLAGSRDEYGNIIVNASLLDGAITRTDTTVTFHLSRPYGPFLQVLSVFGFIVNKDWCIAHGEWPGTWNNWTLYNKPENSQINMMNTEPPGPHIDAMCGTGPFMLDYYQRGVNYSLVKFDDYWGGWPAPGANGFLQRVTVRGISDWATRRDLFLSGELDSVDVPRTSWSEVLGQPGVRCVYPLPELVCEAMFFTFNISTSSEYLGVPGGLPPGTFSENGIPPDFFNDINVRRGFAYSFNYTKLINDVLLGDSRQPATPIIPGLLYHNPAQEKYTFNLTKAAEYFQEAWNGQVWANGFNVTILYNVESIIRLRECEILKENVEALNPKFHVQIQGVTWNIYNYLINRHEAPIFIMGWLADFADPHDFAYGFMRSGRVFPAMQNYMNETIDELVDLGVAETNEMLRKEIYYELQRLYFEDCPAVTLFQPIGRRFEREWVQGWYYNTVIGSYGSNYFYVQWKEYIPPISLNSGENIVDDTSSTDTMVLINTTSPGNITINSYDINLEGTIEMGIEVHCVKCVTVETDLPPESITFPIEIRIYYTNQEVISAYVDQSTLRMFYWNGTSWILENDTGVVTPSDIPGYAGYVWAKIYHLSLFAIMGQPPPTTYSLTISTTTGGTTSPTPGTYIYLANSSVQVTAIPDTNYVFDHWELDTINVGSANPYYVLMDNNHTLKAVFTYLPPPPPLSVSISPPSASILVGQLVTFTSTVSGGYTPYAYQWYLNGNPVSGATSSAWAFTPTTSGIYYIYLKVTDDKGNTAQSDTARITVAAIPVGGYSIPINIKANKEPIIPYIMLAAILTMAFTAIKRKTTKK, via the coding sequence ATGAGTAAAGAAAAATTGTTTGTCATTGTGACATCCGTTTTGCTGCTGTTTGGGTTGATTCCAATGGTTAATTCGGAAACAGTGCCGAATCCAGATCATATGATAATTGCGCGTAGTAATTTGCCTGGAAACATTGACCCTGCACTTTTATGGAGTAGTAATGATTTTGAGTTGGCTTTGAATGTTTATGAACCTTTGATATTCTATGATAGAGAGCGCATTAACAGTTTCGTTCCGCGGCTTGCCACCTCTTGGAATATGAGTGCTGACGGTCTTAATTATACATTTGAGATAAGGCAAGGAGTAAAGTTTCATAATAATGATACACTTACAGTAGAGGACGTTGAATATTCTTTTGAACGCATACTTGTGATGGACATCAACTGGCCGTCTGCTTTTCTCTACGATGCGTTGTTTGGTTTAGCCGGAAGTAGAGATGAGTATGGAAACATCATCGTTAATGCGTCTTTACTGGATGGTGCAATCACCAGAACCGACACAACCGTTACTTTCCATCTATCCAGACCCTATGGGCCATTCTTGCAAGTCTTGTCAGTTTTCGGATTTATTGTCAACAAGGACTGGTGCATTGCGCATGGCGAGTGGCCGGGAACATGGAACAATTGGACGCTATATAACAAACCAGAAAACTCTCAGATAAATATGATGAATACTGAGCCACCGGGACCACACATTGATGCAATGTGTGGAACTGGTCCTTTCATGCTTGATTATTATCAGCGTGGAGTCAATTACTCTCTGGTTAAATTCGATGATTATTGGGGCGGTTGGCCTGCTCCTGGCGCAAATGGTTTTCTCCAGAGAGTCACTGTTCGCGGGATATCAGACTGGGCGACGAGAAGGGATCTGTTTCTTTCAGGGGAACTTGACAGTGTTGATGTTCCACGAACTTCTTGGAGCGAAGTTTTGGGACAACCTGGTGTTCGCTGCGTATATCCATTACCTGAGTTGGTGTGCGAAGCTATGTTCTTTACCTTTAACATTTCAACATCAAGCGAATACCTCGGCGTTCCAGGAGGATTGCCACCGGGAACATTTAGTGAAAATGGAATTCCGCCAGATTTCTTCAATGATATAAACGTTAGAAGGGGTTTCGCCTACTCCTTTAATTACACAAAGTTAATAAATGATGTTTTGCTTGGAGACTCTCGTCAACCAGCGACGCCTATAATACCGGGTTTGCTTTACCATAATCCCGCGCAAGAAAAATACACATTCAATTTAACGAAGGCTGCTGAGTATTTCCAAGAAGCGTGGAACGGACAAGTGTGGGCTAACGGCTTTAACGTCACTATTCTTTATAACGTAGAAAGCATTATTCGCTTAAGAGAATGTGAGATTCTTAAAGAAAATGTTGAAGCGCTTAATCCAAAGTTTCATGTCCAAATACAAGGTGTAACTTGGAATATATATAATTATCTGATCAATAGACATGAGGCACCAATATTTATTATGGGCTGGCTTGCCGATTTTGCTGATCCGCATGATTTTGCTTATGGTTTCATGAGAAGCGGTAGAGTTTTTCCTGCGATGCAAAATTACATGAATGAAACAATTGACGAGCTTGTGGATCTTGGGGTGGCTGAAACGAATGAAATGCTACGTAAGGAGATTTACTACGAACTACAGAGACTTTATTTTGAAGATTGCCCAGCAGTAACCCTCTTTCAACCAATTGGAAGAAGGTTTGAACGTGAATGGGTTCAAGGATGGTATTACAACACAGTAATAGGCTCTTATGGAAGTAATTACTTTTATGTTCAGTGGAAAGAGTATATTCCTCCGATTTCATTAAATTCCGGCGAAAACATTGTTGATGATACCTCATCTACCGACACTATGGTATTAATTAACACGACATCTCCAGGAAACATTACCATAAACAGCTATGACATCAACCTTGAAGGAACAATTGAAATGGGCATAGAAGTTCACTGTGTCAAATGTGTAACTGTTGAAACAGATTTACCCCCTGAGAGCATAACTTTTCCAATAGAAATCCGCATCTACTACACGAACCAGGAAGTGATATCAGCGTATGTTGACCAGTCAACATTGCGCATGTTCTACTGGAATGGAACAAGCTGGATACTTGAAAATGATACAGGCGTGGTTACACCTTCAGACATTCCTGGTTATGCAGGCTATGTTTGGGCAAAAATATATCACCTAAGCCTATTCGCCATAATGGGACAACCTCCTCCAACAACATATTCTTTGACCATTTCAACCACTACGGGTGGAACAACAAGTCCAACGCCAGGAACATACATTTATCTGGCTAATTCTTCAGTTCAAGTTACAGCAATCCCAGACACAAACTATGTTTTCGACCACTGGGAACTCGACACAATAAATGTCGGCTCAGCGAACCCCTACTATGTCCTAATGGATAACAATCACACACTAAAAGCAGTATTCACATACTTGCCGCCTCCGCCGCCACTTTCAGTTTCCATAAGTCCGCCTTCAGCCTCAATCCTCGTAGGCCAATTGGTAACCTTCACATCAACAGTTTCGGGCGGATACACACCATACGCCTACCAATGGTATCTTAATGGTAATCCAGTTTCAGGGGCCACTTCAAGCGCATGGGCCTTCACGCCAACTACAAGTGGAATCTACTACATTTATCTTAAGGTCACAGATGATAAAGGCAACACAGCCCAATCAGACACAGCACGCATAACAGTTGCTGCAATCCCAGTTGGAGGATACTCAATTCCAATAAACATTAAAGCAAACAAAGAACCAATTATACCATACATAATGCTAGCAGCAATCCTAACAATGGCCTTCACAGCAATAAAACGAAAAACAACCAAAAAATAA
- a CDS encoding O-methyltransferase: protein MGKVEKVLSEIESKIKKGKFLPIVGPDRGRILVEIIREIKPKHVLEIGTFIGYSAILMGKELGSDAQLITIEIDPHAAEIAKDNIKKAEIPPKVKVLVGDALEIIPKLRGKFDLVFIDAEKRQYLDYLRLIEDKLHKGSVVIADNVDHAPDYLDYVRHSGKYASKHISASAGGLEVSFKL from the coding sequence ATGGGCAAAGTGGAGAAGGTTTTGAGCGAAATTGAGAGCAAAATTAAAAAAGGTAAGTTTTTACCCATTGTCGGGCCTGATAGAGGTCGAATTTTAGTTGAAATTATTCGCGAGATTAAACCTAAACATGTTTTGGAAATTGGAACTTTTATTGGTTATTCAGCGATTCTCATGGGAAAAGAATTGGGAAGCGATGCCCAACTGATCACCATAGAGATTGATCCTCATGCAGCAGAAATTGCAAAAGATAACATAAAAAAGGCGGAAATACCGCCGAAGGTTAAAGTTTTGGTCGGCGACGCTCTTGAGATAATTCCGAAGTTAAGGGGAAAGTTTGATCTTGTTTTCATAGATGCTGAGAAACGGCAATATCTGGATTATCTACGGTTAATCGAGGATAAACTCCACAAAGGAAGTGTTGTGATCGCAGATAACGTGGACCATGCGCCGGACTATCTGGATTATGTAAGACACTCAGGAAAATACGCGAGCAAACACATATCAGCAAGTGCTGGAGGTCTCGAAGTAAGTTTTAAACTTTGA